AAATCATAGAATCCTGCAAACTCTATTGCAGTGTAGTAAAaatagctttattttttatttaaagaatggaAGAAACAGTTTAGGTAATATCTTACCAATCTAGGAAATAGGGGATATTACATTAGTGATAGAacattccctaaaaaaaaaagaactttacTCTAATCGTATAAAGTTTCACTATATATTTTGAGTGCTACAAACCCTAAACAGTGATTACGCCTGTTCACTGTAAACGGAATAAAATACCAAATAATCAAATACCAACCAGTGATTGTGCAAAAATAATGTGATATACTTATATTAATACAAATCAATCCTAAAACGAAAAAGAGAAACAACATAATATAGCGCAACttctatgtatataaaataagtagCTAGTAAATACTTCCACAAAGGTCACTCACATATGATAAAGCAACATATGAAGCATTCATAAGCATATGAATTCCCAGCACTTTATTAATGCAAATAAAggcaaatgaaatgtttaataatttaagTTAAACAATAACTTTGGGAATGCCTGCATTTTATTGAACGGCTACAGACCTTCTAAAATATGACCATTTCCAAAACAagctaaaaacaaattaaaaagcctGTAAAATAGTTTTATACTCAAGGAAGCCAACACTAAAGTTTATGTCTTTGATGATGTaggtatgtaaatgttttattttagagaGTCATAATCTGATCAAACAATGATCATAAGAGCCAGTAACATTATTTTTGGGTGAGTTAACACCCTCACAAAGTATAAAAGCAGCAGGTTTGTTTCTGGCGGATATACATCTCCCTTGCACACTGTAACTAATCTCCTCACCTTCCTACCTTTTCCTCTGAGAGAAACATCATGTCTCATCACTCCAGCCTTAGCACCTCTGGACACAAGCACTTCAGCTCCTGTTCAGTAGCTTTACCTAAACATGTCAGTGCACACAGCACCTTCTCCCACCACTCCAAACCTGCAGCTCATGGACACAAGACACAGCATTGTTTCAGCAGCAGAAGCGCCCACAGTATTGGATCCAAGGGACATAAGATCTCATTTGGAAGCTTCCATTCAGGAAAAAGTGGACATGGATCTGGACATGGTGTTGGTGGAATGGGCTCTGGATTTGGAGGATGCTCAGGAGGTATCACCTCAGTAACTGTGAACCAAGGTCTTCTGGCACCTCTCAACTTGGAGATTGACCCAAGCATCCAGCGAGTGAGAACTGAAGAGAAAAACCAAATCAGGGGACTCAATGACAAATTTGCCTCCTTCATTGACAAGGTAaggttattttattgcataatttactatatatatatatatatatatatatatatatatatatatatatatatatatatatatatatatatatatatatatataatttggtaTGTTATAACAGCTCTAAGatcaaatttttttatatatatacatttttatataaatattgtgatGCTGTAAATATGGGTTCTTGGGGTgaagcaattggagagcagggtgctccaatgctccattcccctgttcagtggaaaatccatgccggcttttccaaAAGGTTAaaggtctgcaggatccggtccgggagtCCCATGGGGCCTGCATCAGGCACAGTTGCTGGGTATTAAACCCCCTTTAGCTTGataatcagagagactgttggggaagAGGTAGTTTCCCTGTGCTTGGTTTGtcgcattatatatatatatcacacatagtaaaatatttaaaatgttgtcaATTATTTCCATAATTCATTATGCATAacatacttaaataaaaaatgatctgGACTGCCTTGTTCATAATGTACATGTCAgcaaaattaaatgtttgtacTTACCTCAAAGCCCATGTGGCATCAGCAAAATGAGGACAacctttgaaatatatatatatttgaccaATATTTTCAATATGCATGGCTGTCATTTAAAGGATTATTAAGAAACTATACACTACAAGAACAAGATGGAACATTTGCTTAATTCTCACGAGCACTACTGtgcaaaaacatagaaacaaggTCATGCAAAAAGCAAGGAAGGCAAATTTGATTCTTTTTCATGTTTAGAAAATTTCAAAGCACaatgattgtttttttattagttatatGGTAATTTACAAATATAATCTTTTGCATAAGTATCAGTTGATTTTAGGCTTAACAGAAGTAATTTTATACCAAAAGAAATaggcaactaaaaaacaaaactttttgaTAATGACACAGTGTTAATATAAGATTTCCTACAGAAATCTCTGAATACTCTGAGACCACTCTATTAAAGCATGTACTGTGTATGTACTATGTATTCAATTTCAGGTAAggtttttggagcagcagaacaAGATGCTGGAGACTAAGTGGGCTCTTCTGCAAGACCAGAAAACTGCCAGGTGTCAGATTGAGCCCCTGTTTGAGGCTTTTATCAGTAACCTCAGGAGGCAGCTGGAGAGTCTCCAATGTGAGAAAACTCACCTGGAAGCAGAAAGGAACAGCATGGAGCAAAATGTAGAGGAAATAAGGAGAAGGTAGAGGtttcttcattcattcattgatTCTGTGAAGTACAGTTGCGGTAAAAACATTTAGAACATTATTAGGTTCTAACACAGCACAGATATATCTCTTACCAGAGGACTGGGAGTTTGAGGGTTCTCCGCAGTATCTTAGCTGTTCCATAGCACTACACTCTTCTGGAGTCATTCTTGGAATTTGCTATAGCCACTCTCTCAGCTTAGAAGTGCTCCTCTGACCACTGGGACCATTTTGGCTTTCACTCTCCACATCTTCTCTAGATCTTCTTTCAGGCCCTGGTACTTATACAGCTTCTCATACTCCTTCTTCCTAATGCTGCTGTCACTTGGCACCGCTACGTCTATCACCACTGCTGTCTTCTGGTCCTTGTCTACCACCATGATGTCGGGTTGGTTGCCCACTACCTGCTTGTCTGTCTGGATCTGGAAGTCCCACATgactcaaaataaataaattatattgtcaaaataaatgaaattcatatactaattaaaaatgtattcttccaatttttttttaacataacagATATGAAGAAGAGGTCAACAGAAGAACAGCTGCTGAAAATGAGTTTGTTGGACTAAAGAGGGTaagagtaaaataatttatatacatgttgaatagaaaatttataaaataaacaagcaaTGTTAACTAATGTCAAATTATTATTGTTCTCTTACCACGCGTTCTCTCATTTTCAGGACGTAGATGCTGCTTTTATGAACAAAACTGAGTTACAAGCAAAGGCTGATTCCCTGACTGATGAGATCAACTTCCTGAGAACTCTCTTTGATGCAGTaaatagattttcttttttttttcttgttaaaaatacattttaataacaaaattgTTCTGCTTTCaaaattactgaaaacaaaCTAGAATGTACATACTTGAGTTTCATGTTCTTATTTAAGTTTGTAGcattattatactattattgtattattatactattatcataattattattgttttgtgtttctgttTATATTATACTGTTTGTATTTTGTAGGGCAGTTCTACCCTATGAATGGTTATTAATTACTTGAGAAGGCATTTCATATCTCTcctttttgtaatatttctaCAGGAAATTGCCCAGCTTCAGGCTCAGATCTCAGACACCTCAGTGGTTGTCTCCATGGATAACAGCCGTGATCTGGACCTGGATGGAATCATTGCTGAGGTCAGAGCTCAATACGAGGAGATCGCTAACAGGAGTAGAGCTGAGGCAGAAGCCATGTACCAGTCACGGGTGAATATATCTTAACTTAAATCACATCAGagaaagaatatttatttaagaataGAATTATGATAACATATTTCTGTGTATTCATTTGCAGTTTGAGGAGCTTCGCTTGGCTGCAGGAAGAAATGGAAATGATCTGCAGAGCAGTAGAGATGAGATCTGTGAATTAAACCGAACAATTCAAAGACTAA
This sequence is a window from Spea bombifrons isolate aSpeBom1 chromosome 2, aSpeBom1.2.pri, whole genome shotgun sequence. Protein-coding genes within it:
- the LOC128474017 gene encoding keratin, type II cytoskeletal cochleal-like: MSHHSSLSTSGHKHFSSCSVALPKHVSAHSTFSHHSKPAAHGHKTQHCFSSRSAHSIGSKGHKISFGSFHSGKSGHGSGHGVGGMGSGFGGCSGGITSVTVNQGLLAPLNLEIDPSIQRVRTEEKNQIRGLNDKFASFIDKVRFLEQQNKMLETKWALLQDQKTARCQIEPLFEAFISNLRRQLESLQCEKTHLEAERNSMEQNVEEIRRRYEEEVNRRTAAENEFVGLKRDVDAAFMNKTELQAKADSLTDEINFLRTLFDAEIAQLQAQISDTSVVVSMDNSRDLDLDGIIAEVRAQYEEIANRSRAEAEAMYQSRFEELRLAAGRNGNDLQSSRDEICELNRTIQRLKAEIDNVKAQRSALEAAITEAEERGEAAVRDAKNKLSELEAALQKAKQDMARQLREYQELMNVKLALDIEIATYRKMLEGEECRLASDGPVNISVVHSSTGGKHHSGGMSHGSSAGHHHKGGFSSGFSHVSKSKHSSGHGHHC